From one Lycium ferocissimum isolate CSIRO_LF1 chromosome 7, AGI_CSIRO_Lferr_CH_V1, whole genome shotgun sequence genomic stretch:
- the LOC132063678 gene encoding proline--tRNA ligase, chloroplastic/mitochondrial-like isoform X1, whose protein sequence is MGALRLPALTSFFTVRSPAPAPAIKQRLRLPLRRPFSTAEKVVGAVVDKERVITPRSEDFNAWYLDVIANAELADYGPVRGTMVIRPYGYAIWEAIQEYMNVKFKETGHSNMYFPQFIPYSFIEKEASHVEGFSPELALVTVGGGKELEEKLVVRPTSETIVNHMFTQWIHSYRDLPLMINQWANVTRWEMRTKPFIRTLEFLWQEGHTAHATAEEAEEEAMQMIDVYTKFAYEQAAIPVIAGRKSRVETFAGASTTYTIEAMMGDRKALQAGTSHNLGQNFSRAFGTQFTDENGQRQHVWQTSWAISTRFVGGIIMTHGDDAGLLLPPRLAPVQVVIVPIWKKDNEKTGVLTASSSVKETLQAAGIKVKIDDTDQRTPGWKFNFYEMKGVPLRIEIGPRDVSSGTVVISRRDVPGKEGKVFGISMDPSALVAYVKDKLNEVQSSLLERATTFRDSNIVDVYSYNELKEAIAQGKWARGPWSAGDEEELKVKEETGATIRCFPFEQPEGPMKCLMTGNSADEVAIFAKSY, encoded by the exons ATGGGGGCTCTAAGGCTACCCGCTTTAACTTCATTCTTCACTGTCAGGTCGCCGGCGCCGGCGCCGGCGATAAAACAGCGGCTCCGGTTACCTCTCCGGCGACCTTTCTCCACGGCCGAGAAAGTGGTGGGTGCAGTTGTTGATAAAGAGAGAGTGATAACTCCACGTTCAGAGGATTTTAATGCTTGGTATTTGGATGTAATTGCTAATGCTGAGCTTGCTGATTATGGTCCTGTTCGTGGTACTATGGTTATTAGGCCCTATGGTTATGCTATCTGGGAAGCTATACAG GAGTACATGAATGTGAAGTTTAAGGAAACTGGACACAGTAATATGTACTTCCCGCAG TTTATACCATATTCCTTCATTGAGAAAGAAGCTAGTCATGTTGAGGGTTTCAGTCCAGAATTAGCTCTTGTTACTGTTGGAGGAGGAAAAGAACTTGAAGAAAAGCTTGTG GTGAGACCTACTAGTGAAACAATTGTGAATCATATGTTTACTCAATGGATTCATAGTTACCGTGACCTTCCTCTCATGATCAATCAG TGGGCAAATGTCACGAGATGGGAGATGCGAACCAAACCATTTATTAGGACACTTGAATTTCTTTGGCAGGAGGGCCATACTGCCCACGCTACTGCAGAAGAGGCAGAAGAAGAG GCAATGCAGATGATCGATGTATATACAAAATTTGCTTATGAGCAAGCTGCAATACCTGTTATTGCAGGTCGGAAATCGAGGGTGGAGACGTTTGCCGGTGCTTCAACGACCTATACAATTGAAGCAATGATGGGAGATAGGAAGGCTTTACAGGCGGGCACAAGCCACAACCTTGGTCAGAATTTTTCCCGTGCGTTTGGAACACAG TTCACAGATGAAAATGGGCAACGACAGCATGTATGGCAAACATCATGGGCAATTAGCACTCGCTTTGTGGGAGGTATCATCATGACACATGGGGATGACGCTGGTTTGCTGCTGCCCCCAAGGCTGGCACCTGTGCAG GTCGTTATTGTCCCAATATGGAAGAAGGACAATGAGAAGACAGGAGTTCTGACTGCTTCATCATCTGTGAAAGAAACTTTACAAGCTGCAGGGATAAAAGTGAAGATTGATGACACTGATCAAAGAACACCTGGGTGGAAATTCAACTTCTATGAAATGAAG GGAGTCCCTTTGAGGATTGAAATTGGTCCGCGAGATGTTTCAAGTGGAACCGTCGTCATCTCTAGAAGAGATGTTCCTGGAAAGGAAGGTAAAGTTTTTGGAATATCCATGGATCCTTCAGCGCTGGTGGCTTACGTCAAAGACAAGTTGAATGAGGTCCAATCATCGCTTTTGGAAAGGGCAACCACTTTTCGTGATAG TAACATTGTGGACGTGTATTCCTATAATGAGCTTAAGGAGGCAATAGCTCAAGGAAAATGGGCAAGGGGGCCTTGGTCAGCCGG TGACGAGGAAGAATTGAAGGTGAAAGAAGAAACAGGGGCAACCATTAGATGTTTCCCTTTTGAGCAGCCTGAGGGACCGATGAAGTGCTTGATGACGGGCAATTCAGCAGATGAAGTTGCAATATTTGCCAAATCTTATTAG
- the LOC132063678 gene encoding proline--tRNA ligase, chloroplastic/mitochondrial-like isoform X2, whose translation MGALRLPALTSFFTVRSPAPAPAIKQRLRLPLRRPFSTAEKVVGAVVDKERVITPRSEDFNAWYLDVIANAELADYGPVRGTMVIRPYGYAIWEAIQEYMNVKFKETGHSNMYFPQFIPYSFIEKEASHVEGFSPELALVTVGGGKELEEKLVVRPTSETIVNHMFTQWIHSYRDLPLMINQWANVTRWEMRTKPFIRTLEFLWQEGHTAHATAEEAEEEVFILFYMQSRKSRVETFAGASTTYTIEAMMGDRKALQAGTSHNLGQNFSRAFGTQFTDENGQRQHVWQTSWAISTRFVGGIIMTHGDDAGLLLPPRLAPVQVVIVPIWKKDNEKTGVLTASSSVKETLQAAGIKVKIDDTDQRTPGWKFNFYEMKGVPLRIEIGPRDVSSGTVVISRRDVPGKEGKVFGISMDPSALVAYVKDKLNEVQSSLLERATTFRDSNIVDVYSYNELKEAIAQGKWARGPWSAGDEEELKVKEETGATIRCFPFEQPEGPMKCLMTGNSADEVAIFAKSY comes from the exons ATGGGGGCTCTAAGGCTACCCGCTTTAACTTCATTCTTCACTGTCAGGTCGCCGGCGCCGGCGCCGGCGATAAAACAGCGGCTCCGGTTACCTCTCCGGCGACCTTTCTCCACGGCCGAGAAAGTGGTGGGTGCAGTTGTTGATAAAGAGAGAGTGATAACTCCACGTTCAGAGGATTTTAATGCTTGGTATTTGGATGTAATTGCTAATGCTGAGCTTGCTGATTATGGTCCTGTTCGTGGTACTATGGTTATTAGGCCCTATGGTTATGCTATCTGGGAAGCTATACAG GAGTACATGAATGTGAAGTTTAAGGAAACTGGACACAGTAATATGTACTTCCCGCAG TTTATACCATATTCCTTCATTGAGAAAGAAGCTAGTCATGTTGAGGGTTTCAGTCCAGAATTAGCTCTTGTTACTGTTGGAGGAGGAAAAGAACTTGAAGAAAAGCTTGTG GTGAGACCTACTAGTGAAACAATTGTGAATCATATGTTTACTCAATGGATTCATAGTTACCGTGACCTTCCTCTCATGATCAATCAG TGGGCAAATGTCACGAGATGGGAGATGCGAACCAAACCATTTATTAGGACACTTGAATTTCTTTGGCAGGAGGGCCATACTGCCCACGCTACTGCAGAAGAGGCAGAAGAAGAGGTCTTTATCTTGTTTTATATGCAAA GTCGGAAATCGAGGGTGGAGACGTTTGCCGGTGCTTCAACGACCTATACAATTGAAGCAATGATGGGAGATAGGAAGGCTTTACAGGCGGGCACAAGCCACAACCTTGGTCAGAATTTTTCCCGTGCGTTTGGAACACAG TTCACAGATGAAAATGGGCAACGACAGCATGTATGGCAAACATCATGGGCAATTAGCACTCGCTTTGTGGGAGGTATCATCATGACACATGGGGATGACGCTGGTTTGCTGCTGCCCCCAAGGCTGGCACCTGTGCAG GTCGTTATTGTCCCAATATGGAAGAAGGACAATGAGAAGACAGGAGTTCTGACTGCTTCATCATCTGTGAAAGAAACTTTACAAGCTGCAGGGATAAAAGTGAAGATTGATGACACTGATCAAAGAACACCTGGGTGGAAATTCAACTTCTATGAAATGAAG GGAGTCCCTTTGAGGATTGAAATTGGTCCGCGAGATGTTTCAAGTGGAACCGTCGTCATCTCTAGAAGAGATGTTCCTGGAAAGGAAGGTAAAGTTTTTGGAATATCCATGGATCCTTCAGCGCTGGTGGCTTACGTCAAAGACAAGTTGAATGAGGTCCAATCATCGCTTTTGGAAAGGGCAACCACTTTTCGTGATAG TAACATTGTGGACGTGTATTCCTATAATGAGCTTAAGGAGGCAATAGCTCAAGGAAAATGGGCAAGGGGGCCTTGGTCAGCCGG TGACGAGGAAGAATTGAAGGTGAAAGAAGAAACAGGGGCAACCATTAGATGTTTCCCTTTTGAGCAGCCTGAGGGACCGATGAAGTGCTTGATGACGGGCAATTCAGCAGATGAAGTTGCAATATTTGCCAAATCTTATTAG